Proteins from a single region of Fodinibius sp. Rm-B-1B1-1:
- a CDS encoding phage holin family protein, with amino-acid sequence MSSEKKSDQLGNRLRTITADLKLYLEKRIELTMLNLGELVSGLMAASVQRGIGVFLLLGGVCFLLFALAIYLGDVLSSRSLGYVLVSLPLLLVGLMFLYLKPNSVFEQIQQRFEDEVLKSIEQNGESSKEPLQIEKDVRSQSKED; translated from the coding sequence ATGAGCAGTGAAAAAAAATCCGATCAGTTAGGTAATCGTCTTAGAACCATTACCGCTGATTTAAAATTATATCTTGAAAAACGCATTGAGCTGACGATGCTCAATCTTGGAGAATTAGTTTCGGGATTAATGGCTGCTTCCGTGCAGCGTGGTATTGGCGTCTTTTTATTATTGGGTGGCGTCTGTTTTTTACTATTTGCGTTGGCTATTTACCTTGGAGATGTATTAAGTAGTCGTAGTTTGGGGTATGTACTGGTTTCACTTCCTTTATTGCTGGTGGGACTTATGTTTTTATACCTAAAGCCGAACAGTGTTTTTGAGCAGATCCAACAGCGTTTTGAGGATGAAGTATTAAAATCAATTGAACAAAATGGGGAAAGTTCTAAAGAGCCGCTTCAAATTGAAAAAGATGTTCGTTCACAATCTAAAGAAGATTAA
- a CDS encoding TolC family protein: MRKGISLIVVFVLLSFTAHAQEVQKISLQEAIDIALENSIELQQASNDLDLAKEQEFSAKANFLPSLNASLSGRQTVGQQFIESEVSFEEVTSNSISGSINTSIPIFQGFRNILTLQNSRKDVDRQKNSLERTRERVIFNAASSYLQVLLDKQLVEIAKENLEASRQQLEQVEAQVEVGSRPSVDLYDQESQVASNELELINRENALEISRTQLIRTLQLEPLETYEFATPEVDVEDVSTTELDLQSLTERALNNRKDLRSQELLIETLRNDLRQTKYDLYPSVTASAGISTSYQDLYRAVDPETNQIGPIDFGDQFFDQRISRFAGFSISIPIFNNWNQRLSVQQAQVNFKNAQLDLRDQEYAVREEVRQAYNDYRSYVKRLESSQKALRAAERSYETQKQRYEVGSSTLIELSDASARYTEAQSNLASALYNLIFQEKLLDYYIGKMDQEMTLN; encoded by the coding sequence ATGCGTAAAGGCATAAGTTTAATTGTAGTATTCGTGTTGTTGAGTTTTACAGCTCACGCCCAGGAAGTGCAAAAAATCTCGTTGCAAGAAGCAATAGATATTGCACTGGAAAATAGCATTGAATTACAACAGGCTTCGAATGATTTAGATCTTGCCAAAGAGCAAGAGTTTAGTGCAAAAGCGAACTTTTTACCTTCGCTGAATGCTTCACTAAGTGGCCGCCAAACAGTAGGTCAACAGTTTATTGAAAGTGAAGTTAGTTTCGAAGAGGTTACCAGTAATTCTATAAGCGGTTCTATAAATACCAGTATCCCAATATTTCAAGGGTTTAGAAACATTCTTACGCTCCAAAACAGTCGGAAAGATGTAGATCGTCAAAAAAACTCATTAGAACGTACCCGCGAACGTGTTATTTTTAATGCTGCAAGTAGTTATTTGCAAGTTTTGCTGGACAAACAGTTAGTAGAAATTGCTAAAGAAAATTTGGAGGCTTCTCGTCAACAGCTTGAGCAAGTGGAGGCTCAGGTTGAAGTTGGCTCTCGACCCTCTGTTGATCTGTATGATCAAGAGTCGCAGGTAGCAAGTAATGAGCTTGAACTGATTAATAGAGAAAATGCATTAGAGATCAGTCGAACTCAGTTAATTAGAACTTTACAGCTTGAGCCTCTTGAAACCTATGAGTTTGCCACTCCAGAGGTTGATGTTGAAGATGTTTCAACAACTGAGTTAGATCTACAAAGTCTTACTGAACGTGCTCTTAATAACAGGAAAGATTTGCGATCCCAGGAACTGTTAATTGAGACATTGCGGAATGATTTAAGACAAACAAAATATGATCTGTATCCCTCAGTTACGGCAAGTGCGGGTATTTCTACTTCGTATCAAGACTTGTATCGTGCTGTTGATCCGGAGACAAATCAAATTGGTCCGATAGATTTTGGTGACCAATTTTTTGACCAGCGGATTTCTCGTTTTGCTGGTTTTTCAATAAGCATTCCCATTTTCAACAACTGGAACCAACGGTTAAGTGTTCAGCAAGCGCAAGTTAATTTTAAGAATGCACAACTTGACCTTCGGGATCAAGAGTATGCAGTTCGTGAAGAGGTGCGTCAAGCTTATAATGATTACCGTTCATATGTCAAACGATTAGAATCATCACAAAAAGCATTACGGGCAGCTGAACGTAGTTATGAAACTCAAAAACAGCGTTACGAAGTTGGTTCAAGCACTCTTATTGAACTTAGTGATGCCAGTGCCCGGTATAC